Proteins encoded by one window of Rutidosis leptorrhynchoides isolate AG116_Rl617_1_P2 chromosome 7, CSIRO_AGI_Rlap_v1, whole genome shotgun sequence:
- the LOC139857100 gene encoding serine/threonine-protein phosphatase 5-like produces the protein MPSMSTTEQKIDVSLAESYKQQANDAFKANKFNQAIDLYTKAIEINGENAVYWANRAFSHTKLEEYGSAIQDASKAVEIDPKYSKGYYRRGAAYLAMGKFKEALKDFQQVKRICPNDPDASKKLKECEKAVMKLKFEEAISMPTSEKHSVAESIDFHTIDVEPQYTGARIEGDVITLDFVKKMMDDFKNQKLLHKRYAFQIVLQTREILMALPSLVDINVPDGKHFTVCGDVHGQFFDLLNIFELNGLPSDENPYLFNGDFVDRGSFSVEVILTLFAFKCMSPSAIHLARGNHESKSMNKIYGFEGEVRSKLSDKFVELFAEVFCYLPLAHVINEKIFVVHGGLFSQDGVRLSDIRAIDRFCEPPEEGLMCEILWSDPQPNPGRGPSKRGVGLSFGGDITKRFLKDNNLDLVVRSHEVKDEGYEIEHDGKLITVFSAPNYCDQMGNKGAFIRFKAPTMEPKIVTFSAVPHPDVKPMAYASNFLRMFN, from the exons ATGCCCTCCATGTCTACCACTGAACAAAAAATAGACGTTTCGTTGGCTGAATCATATAAACAACAAGCGAATGATGCTTTTAAAG CGAATAAGTTTAATCAAGCGATTGATTTGTATACAAAAGCAATTGAAATAAACGGTGAAAATGCTGTTTATTGGGCGAATCGAGCCTTTTCACATACTAAATTGGAGGAATATGGTAGCGCTATTCAGGATGCATCTAAAGCTGTTGAGATTGATCCCAAGTATTCAAAG GGTTATTATCGGCGTGGTGCTGCATATCTTGCTATGGGAAAGTTTAAAGAAGCACTTAAGGACTTCCAACAG GTGAAGCGAATATGTCCGAATGATCCAGACGCTTCAAAGAAATTAAAGGAATGTGAAAAAGCTGTTATGAAGCTCAAGTTTGAAGAAGCAATTTCTATGCCTACTTCTGAAAAACACTCGGTAGCTGAGTCTATCGACTTCCATACCATAG ATGTGGAACCACAATATACTGGTGCAAGAATAGAAGGAGATGTGATAACCTTAGACTTTGTTAAGAAGATGATGGATGACTTCAAGAATCAGAAACTTTTACATAAACG ATATGCCTTCCAGATTGTTCTACAGACCCGGGAGATTTTGATGGCTTTGCCATCTCTGGTTGACATAAACGTTCCAGATGGAAAGCATTTCACCGTTTGTGGTGATGTGCATGGTCAG TTTTTTGATCTTTTAAATATCTTTGAGCTCAACGGTCTCCCCTCTGATGAAAatccatatttgtttaatggtGACTTTGTTGATCGCGGGTCCTTCTCCGTGGAGGTTATCCTTACATTGTTTGCATTCAAGTGCATGTCTCCATCAG CTATACATCTTGCGCGTGGAAATCACGAGAGCAAAAGCATGAACAAGATATACGGGTTCGAGGGTGAGGTCAGATCCAAGTTGAGTGATAAGTTTGTGGAGCTTTTTGCAGAAGTTTTCTGTTATTTACCGCTTGCTCATGTTATAAACGAAAAGATATTTGTTGTTCATGGTGGACTTTTTAGTCAAGATGGGGTCAGACTATCTGATATTAGAGCAATTGATCGGTTTTGTGAACCCCCTGAGGAAG GGTTAATGTGTGAGATATTATGGAGTGATCCTCAACCTAATCCTGGTAGAGGACCAAGCAAGCGTGGCGTTGGTCTCTCGTTTGGTGGAGATATAACAAAACGGTTTTTGAAGGATAACAATTTAG ATTTAGTTGTGCGATCTCATGAGGTCAAAGATGAAGGCTATGAAATCGAGCATGACGGAAAGCTTATCACTGTATTTTCTGCTCCAAACTACTGTGATCAG